ATGACCTCTGCGACGGGATCCTCCGATGTCAACTTCACTGTGACGCTTCTTTAGCATCAGTCcatgcccaatggccgaagcaTGCCACTAGATCATACGTATTACCCACATGATACAACATTCCTGGAACCCATCAACTTCGACAAATATTCATCAAATATACAATTAACCTACTGCCAAACACGGCGGTACGGCGGCACACCGCACGGCTTACTAGTAATTTAAAGAAATGTGAACGTACTATGCATTTGCAAACATTATATAAACATCTCCCACAACAATACAATGATAAAACCCTAATAGAAATTGTTTAACATCCATGAATGTGAAAAGAGTTCACCAGATCGCATCACATTAATACCTCATAGCAGTCAACAGCTCGGCGGGATAAATGGTTCCTAAAAAAGTCACATAATAGTTCAAAAATCAAACCTAAATCAACACGTACACTAGTAGGCTGCAACTCAAACTCCACAACCGCAGCTGCCTGAGACTTCTTGAGATGCGTGACATCTTGCATATGCTGCTGCTCAGGCTATCTCCCACCAATAGTCAGCCCTTGAAATAAAAAATAGCTATCAGCaagcatatttttctataaCAGACTGAATTTTCTCAAATATGGAAAATTTATTTGCATTAATAATAATCATGCACTGACAACCTGCTCCTAGATGTTTTATTCTTCCACTTGAGGTTCTGCCCCTGCAGGTTCTTCAATTCCCTTGGAAACAATGGTACTGCACAtgccaaataaaaaaagttagaTAATTGAAGCCAATTTATTCAAATCAAGAATAAAAGTAATCTATTCAGATGGACAAAGTGACTAAGTGTCTACGCACATGTTAATACGTAATATGCAATGACCAATTTTTTGAAGAATGCAATTCTAAATATTTCATTTTTGAATGGTTTTATCAAATACTAAGAAAAATAATACATGATACTTCAAATTAGATTATTCTTTGAGTTTAATCAAATATGAGACAGATACTACCTTTTCCATTTTTTAAAAGTATCTAGTAGCTCCCAAACAGTCCATGCTTGCCAGTGTCCCTGATCAAGATATGTTATCCCCACTAGATCACCAGACAAATTGAACAATGGTGATCCTAAGTAAGCGTACTCATGCATATCGCAATCATGAAATAGAACTCTGCAACAAACATCTCTGTTTattgaagaagaaaaacattattaattttatttaaaCGACAATATTACATAATGTGATAATATATGAGAGATCTTACATTACTGAACCTCTGCAATAACCGGTTGGTGTAATATACCCTTCTCTAGGGAAAACAAATGAATGAACAGGATCACCAACTTGAACAGACTGAGTCTCAAACCTGACTGCTTTTATATAGCCATTTTCACTTGGCTTAGCAGCAAATATATAGAAACCTCCCGCAGATTTAATGGGCTTACGAACATcaagttcttgttcttgttcgtaTCCTGTAGCGTTTGGGAAGTTCACTACAAATCTTTTTTTCATCCCAAAAAATTTGGAATTCGCTGCTATGACAGCAGACCCATCATCTTCTATTGAAAGAATAATGCCAGCAATAACCATAAACCGCTTGTCCTCCGGCTTCGGCTTCCAGTCAAAAGATATACGCACAATTGACTTACGGACCTCCTGAATAACTTGAGGGTGTTGTTaacaagaattaaaaaaaaaacagaaaaccAGATAGGGATTAGGTAAACCATCACAGAAAGAAGCGACGGACCTGCTCCATGAAACAAATACGAGCCCCGGCGCCAATCTACGGAAGAGGAGAAGGGAGTGAGGAtggcaccggccggccggcgcaaggTAAACAGGAGCTGCTCGCCGCTGTGAATACCGCCTCCCTCCGCAGCGTGCCTTGGACAGGCGCGGGATGGCAAGGGGGCAGATCGTGCCCTCGGAGATCACTGAATCAGCCGTCGATTCGTCATGCGGCGCTCGTACTCTTGCCGGCTTCAGGATCCGCTCCTGCCCCCTGGAACCTCGCCCTCCAAATCCCGCCGTGCGCCGTCCTGCAGTGCGCCTGACGGCGCTGGATCTGAAGGACCAGGACAGGGATGGCACAGGCAGGAGGATGAGAAACGGATCCGAGGATGATGGCCGAAGAGCAAGgcagccgccgcccgacgcccacGGCCCACCAATGAGGAGCTGAGGAGCAGtcagggaggagagggatgaGATTCTGTTGAGGGGTTTCGTGTTGTAGAGATCCCGACAACGGTCTTTAACAAATCTGCCCCTACCCGGATCTAGGGTCTCCGACAGTGAGCTAATACCTGTTTGTTGATacgagggctaaactttagcagtgtcatatcgaatattcggatgctaattagaagaactaattataaaaactaattgcagaatcctgtgctaattcgcgagacgaatctattaagcctaattaattcatcattagcaaatgattactgtagcaccacattgtcaaatcatggactaattaggcttaatagattcgtctcgtgaattagactccatctgtacaattagtttagtaattagcctatgtttaatactcctaattagcatccaaacatccaatgtgacaggtgctaaactttagcggggtgtatccaaacacccccgcaaATTCAGAGGAGAGAGATTGATGGTTCATTTTTATATGTTAAATTTGACtacattttatataaaaatacatTAATATTTATAATACATAATTATCTATCATTAGATAGATTGTTGaatctatttttataataaatttaATTAGAGATATAAATATTGTAAATATTTTATACATATCTAGTCAAACTTAAAAAAGTTTAACCGGCATAGGTGTACGGGTTATTGCAAGCCTTGCTGTATACAGGATGCTATACGGGATACATGCTGAACGCTTTGATATGGTTCCCCAATTTAAGTCGGTTGCACTAGCGTGGGGGAGAAAATGGATATTCATAGACTTTTTATTTCCCCTTGAGATAGTTAAACTGGTTACCTGATACGTTCGTGGTGCGATGTGAATACTCTGCATTCCCAGATCATCTTTCCTTGTTTTGAGTGTTTTTGGATGTTTTAGGGCAAACTTTTGGCCTGTACAGTAGAGTcttcccccccttttttttggaaaactggCAGGAGCGTTGCCATATCatataagaagaagaaagaatagaACATGTTTTACAagactagcaaatatgcccatACGTTGCAAcgggagggggaaaaaaatcctTACCTACCCTTACCCAGCAACCATGACCAAAACCTCAAATATGACTTGATTTATGTCCCATATTAATTATTATCAAAATAGACTTCAATAATATTAGAAATTCATGCCTAAATAATATCAATTTTCTTTGAGCAAGATTAGGAATTCAGCCTGAATAAAACAAACCAATAAAAAATGGCATGTGTTTTTAGTAATTgaggacacaccattttttagtAATTCATCTTTTGTTGGTGAGTGCCGCTCTCGCGGTCTACCTCAAGCTCCCTTACATGGCCACTAACATCCCAAAAAGCTTTGGAGAGCTTGGGACACTCCCCTCGAGTTCTTCGAGGTCCCTCCCATCCCGGCGTCTCACCTCAGTAGGGAGTTGTGCGAGCGCCCAGAGAGGGACGTCTACAACGCCGCTCTGAGCATGTGTGCTTGACTGCCGGACAACACCGACAGCATCCTCGTGGACACGTTTGAGTCGTTGGAGCCGTGGGTAGCTCGAGCTCTCAGCAAAGCTTCCCCGTCGGTGGTTGGGCTATGCCTCCCGTGTTTTGCGTCGGATAGTTGGTCGAAGCGCCCGATGCGAGGAAAGAAAGCAATACATCTGGGAGGCACGAGTGCCTGTCATGGCTCGACGGGCAACCCGACCGCAGCGTGGTGTACCTCTGCTTCGGTAGCGCCGGCGTCCACCGCGAGGAGCAGCTCTTGGAGATCGCCACCGGCCTAATTATAGATGTGAAGAGATAGTTAGACAATTTCTCAAGATATAGTGAAGAGTGCCTGAGAAAATGATAAATTTTGAGGGTTAGATATGGAAAAGCGAAGTGTAAGGACTAGATTTAGAATATCTATTTACTGGAGGGGGCTACGCGCGATTTTAGGAAGACTCAAGGAATAGTATCAAGAATAGATGAAAGATATAGGGGGTAAAGTAAAAAATCTCCTTACCTAGGGACGTCCACTCGCGGGGGCCGGTGCGCAGCACGCAGTTTTTGAGTTGGGCGGGGTTTTGCCGTGAGAACTTCGTTTTTCTTCGATTTTTCCTCGGTTTTGCACTTTAGTTGTGAATTTGACACGGTTTTGGACTCTCAGCACCGGGTACGGACCAAAAAAAAgtacttgctttaatattaaAAGTAGAGATTTGATTACATAAATAACAAAGTATTCTCAGGCACAAAGTGAAAGATCTTTGAAAAGACACTACAGTGAAGTCTTCCACGTTGCATAACGGTGGTACCTAGGTGGTCGACATAGTTGTCCTGGCAGCCCGGCATGGAGCCTATCTTTTTGCCCAGCCCTAGCTCGGCCTGGCCGTAATCCTTCACGCTCGTGCCGGGCGTGGGCCGCCACCCGGCACGCGGGGTGGCATGGCCCGACTCGCGTATCAACGGTTGGCCCATTGCCGGCCCATATAGCCAACGACTAgcggcccagcccagcccagcctaGCTAGTGGCCCAGCGCCCTCGAGGGAGTCATATATAACTCCCCCGGCGGCCGCTCCTTTCAAAAATCCTAGTTCCCACCCCTCCCGCCACATGCCCGCACTCCCCACAGTCCCTCTCcttctcgccgctgccgccgtcacaCTGCACTCTCGCTTCTCTAGCTCTCTTCCTCTCATCACCGGTGaggtctcctctcctcctcggtTCCTCCTTCTCCCACTCTCAGATCCTCCTCTCCTGATCATGTTCTCctcgactcctcctcctcctcctcctcctcctcctcctcctccgcgccgtggAGTGGCGGAGGTCTTGCTTGCCAACGTTGGTTGTTGTCCTCTCTCTACTAGCAGTATCCCCTCTCAATCTTTCGTCCTGTCATCCTATTCAGCTCCAGGCTCCGGCTGCGCAGGTAGAGTAACCCTAGATCCGGATGTTGTTCCCCTGGATCTAGGATTCTAGGGTGTTTCTATTATGATCTCCTTCTTCATGCAGGTCTCATGCTTGTGCGTGGCCGCACGTCGTTGAGGGACGAAGCTGCCAATGTGACGCCGACGAGGTCAACGCTGGAGGGCTACCGCACGAGGTCATCGTGATAGACGAGAACTACACCATCAACGACGACCTCCGGGCTTGTGGGTTGCCAAGCGACGATGAGGATGACCTAGCTACCAAAATTGTAGCCATCTTCGATAGCTCTGGTGCTCCGATCAATCTAGATGCCGGTGCTCCTGCTGGTGATGCTGATGGAGGCGTGTCTACGACTCCGACGCTAGCTTCTACCCCATCTTCGACGCTGACTACCTCAACGGGCATTAGCATCCACACGAAGGGTACCAAGCGGAGATCTGCTGCGTGGAACGATTTTGAGGAGTTGTTCATGAAGGCGCCAACAGTAAAAAGGTGAGATACGCTGCTAAGTGCCTTCACTATTCTAATATTCTCACTGGTCGTTCTTGTGCTGGTAGTGGGCATTTGCTCCGGCGCCAAAAGATGTGCTTGGCTAAAGCTAATCATTCTGCTCTAGTTCAATCTCAACTTCAGTTTAATTTTGATGGCTTTGTTCATAATTAGGAATATAAACCTGATGTTGCTCGTAAGGAGTTGTGCCGTTTAATTGCTAGCTTGATATACCTCTTGGCTTTGGTGAGACAGAAGCATTTGAGGAGTACATTCAGCATACTCACAATCCTCATTATGATAAAGTCTCTAGGCAAACCACTACTAGAGATTTTACCAAGTACTTTACTTAGCGTCATGCTTCCCTGGTTGAATGTTTGAAGTCTTCTATTTCTTCTGTTTGTCTAAtttctgatatttggtctagcaaTGTTAAGGAAGACTATCTTAGTGTTGTTGCATATTTTGTTTTtgctgattgggaattagatAAGAGAATCATTGCTCTTAGGCTAATTGATGTCAAACATTCTGGTGTTAACATTGCTGAACGTATTTGTTgctgtcaagattagcggatcaagactacggctagtaaatttcttttatgcacgtaaggcttcagatggtggcgtgggaagacacggggttagactggttcgggcaaagaaagccctacatccagtatgaggagctgctcctgttgcccacgcggggtctgtagtaggggttacaaacgggcgagagagggagtcggtcccaagtctcttaggtgtgcactgatgctctagaggagagtgtgtgcgtgcgttctgttggcttgagagttcTCTTCGTCTCAGggcccccggtcctccttttatagcgcaaggagagccCAGGGTTATAGATGAACCAgatgtgaggagaagtaaaagagataagctaagtaaagaaNNNNNNNNNNNNNNNNNNNNNNNNNNNNNNNNNNNNNNNNNNNNNNNNNNNNNNNNNNNNNNNNNNNNNNNNNNNNNNNNNNNNNNNNNNNNNNNNNNNNNNNNNNNNNNNNNNNNNNNNNNNNNNNNNNNNNNNNNNNNNNNNNNNNNNNNNNNNNNNNNNNNNNNNNNNNNNNNNNNNNNNNNNNNNNNNNNNNNNNNNNNNNNNNNNNNNNNNNNNNNNNNNNNNNNNNNNNNNNNNNNNNNNNNNNNNNNNNNNNNNNNNNNNNNNNNNNNNNNNNNNNNNNNNNNNNNNNNNNNNNNNNNNNNNNNNNNNNNNNNNNNNNNNNNNNNNNNNNNNNNNNNNNNNNNNNNNNNNNNNNNNNNNNNNNNNNNNNNNNNNNNNNNNNNNNNNNNNNNNNNNNNNNNNNNNNNNNNNNNNNNNNNNNNNNNNNNNNNNNNNNNNNNNNNNNNNNNNNNNNNNNNNNNNNNNNNNNNNNNNNNNNNNNNNNNNNNNNNNNNNNNNNNNNNNNNNNNNNNNNNNNNNNNNNNNNNNNNNNNNNNNNNNNNNNNNNNNNNNNNNNNNNNNNNNNNNNNNNNNNNNNNNNNNNNNNNNNNNNNNNNNNNNNNNNNNNNNNNNNNNNNNNNNNNNNNNNNNNNNNNNNNNNNNNNNNNNNNNNNNNNNNNNNNNNNNNNNNNNNNNNNNNNNNNNNNNNNNNNNNNNNNNNNNNNNNNNNNNNNNNNNNNNNNNNNNNNNNNNNNNNNNNNNNNNNNNNNNNNNNNNNNNNNNNNNNNNNNNNNNNNNNNNNNNNNNNNNNNNNNNNNNNNNNNNNNNNNNNNNNNNNNNNNNNNNNNNNNNNNNNNNNNNNNNNNNNNNNNNNNNNNNNNNNNNNNNNNNNNNNNNNNNNNNNNNNNNNNNNNNNNNNNNNNNNNNNNNNNNNNNNNNNNNNNNNNNNNNNNNNNNNNNNNNNNNNNNNNNNNNNNNNNNNNNNNNNNNNNNNNNNNNNNNNNNNNNNNNNNNNNNNNNN
The genomic region above belongs to Setaria italica strain Yugu1 chromosome VI, Setaria_italica_v2.0, whole genome shotgun sequence and contains:
- the LOC101782600 gene encoding uncharacterized protein LOC101782600 isoform X1, whose protein sequence is MEQEVRKSIVRISFDWKPKPEDKRFMVIAGIILSIEDDGSAVIAANSKFFGMKKRFVVNFPNATGYEQEQELDVRKPIKSAGGFYIFAAKPSENGYIKAVRFETQSVQVGDPVHSFVFPREGYITPTGYCRGSVIDVCCRVLFHDCDMHEYAYLGSPLFNLSGDLVGITYLDQGHWQAWTVWELLDTFKKWKSTIVSKGIEEPAGAEPQVEE
- the LOC101782600 gene encoding uncharacterized protein LOC101782600 isoform X2, with product MEQEVRKSIVRISFDWKPKPEDKRFMVIAGIILSIEDDGSAVIAANSKFFGMKKRFVVNFPNATGYEQEQELDVRKPIKSAGGFYIFAAKPSENGYIKAVRFETQSVQVGDPVHSFVFPREGYITPTGYCRGSVIVLFHDCDMHEYAYLGSPLFNLSGDLVGITYLDQGHWQAWTVWELLDTFKKWKSTIVSKGIEEPAGAEPQVEE